The Falco naumanni isolate bFalNau1 chromosome 1, bFalNau1.pat, whole genome shotgun sequence genome window below encodes:
- the LETM1 gene encoding mitochondrial proton/calcium exchanger protein isoform X1 yields the protein MASMLLQTCGRRACRLPRALRRQSQLGNLGDRACFSCTSLRLANKMTVHFKYCTSVPPVYGYSKKDRYCCWTKGSEQIYFTLRSSSGSWTPLATMGVSGPQYLPVRWWHSSHPLQDDSIVEKSLKSLKDRNKKLEEGGPVYSPTEVEVVKKPIGQRIVDELKHYYHGFRLLWIDTKIAARMLWRVLHGNTLSRRERRQFLRICADLFRLVPFLVFLVVPFMEFLLPVALKLFPNMLPSTFETKSKKEERLKKELRVKLELAKFLQDTIEEMALKNKAAKGNVTKDFSTFFQKIRETGERPSNEEILRFSKLFEDELTLDNLTRPQLVALCKLLELQSIGTNNFLRFQLTMRLRSIKADDKLIAEEGVDTLTVKELQAACRARGMRALGVTEERLKEQLKQWLDLHLNQEIPTSLLILSRAMYLPDTLSPADQLKTTLQTLPESVAKEAQVKVAEVEGEKVDNKARLEATLQEEEAIRKENEEKEMERLSEAAEKAKETLQATAMKEVESTVDLEAAALQAKTSQMAMDAEQELARADMAMHSETLKDTAPVLEGIKGEEITKEEIDMLSDACTKLQEQKKSLTKEKEELEELKGDIQEYNEDLQEIKELSKTGQEEAVEESKASKRLTKRVNRMIGQIDKIINELETSQKTVDVRLDGADSSSAGLRFLFRENLISIAELINAMKQIQKIPEEKLTRIAEALDENKDGKIDIDNVVKVVELIDKEDIDIGTSQVAEIMALLQKEEKLEEKEKAKEKHDKEAAEAKN from the exons gacTGTACACTTTAAATATTGCACTAGTGTCCCTCCTGTTTACGGATACTCCAAAAAAGATCGCTACTGTTGTTGGACTAAAGGATCTGAACAAATATACTTTACTCTTAGGAGCTCTTCTGGCTCATGGACGCCACTAGCAACCATGGGTGTTTCAGGTCCCCAGTATCTTCCAGTTAGATGGTGGCATTCTTCACATCCCCTTCAAGATGACTCCATAGTTGAAAAGTCACTGAAGTCCTTAAAGGACAGaaacaagaagttagaagaaGGAGGTCCTGTATATAGTCCAACAGAAGTGGAAGTTGTGAAAAAACCTATTGGACAGAGGATTGTGGACGAACTGAAGCACTATTACCATGGTTTTCGATTACTGTGGATTGACACTAAAATAGCTGCAAGGATGCTATGGCGAGTACTTCATGGAAACACTTTGTCTCGTCGAGAGCGGAGACAG tttcttcGAATATGTGCCGATCTTTTCCGCTTGGTCCCTTTCCTAGTTTTTCTTGTTGTCCCATTTATGGAGTTTTTGCTCCCAGTAGCTCTTAAGTTGTTCCCCAATATGCTTCCCTCTACATTTGAGACAAAGTCTAAAAAG GAGGAAAGATTGAAGAAAGAATTGAGAGTAAAGCTTGAATTGGCTAAATTCCTTCAAGACACCATTGAGGAGATGgccttaaaaaacaaagcagccaaAGGAAATGTTACAAAAGATTTTTCAACATTCTTTCAAaag atcAGGGAAACGGGTGAAAGACCCAGTAATGAGGAGATCTTAAGGTTCTCTAAACTGTTTGAAGATGAATTGACTCTGGACAATCTAACTAGGCCTCAGCTGGTGGCACTTTGTAAATTGTTGGAACTTCAGTCAATTGGGACAAACAACTTTCTCCGCTTCCAGCTGACTATGAGATTGAGGAGCATAAAAGCAGATGACAAA CTGATTGCTGAAGAAGGAGTTGATACCCTGACTGTTAAAGAACTGCAGGCAGCTTGTCGTGCCAGAGGTATGAGAGCTCTTGGTGTGACAGAGGAGCGTCTCAAGGAACAGCTTAAACAG TGGTTAGATCTGCACCTGAACCAGGAAATCCCTACTTCGTTGCTTATTTTATCCAGAGCCATGTATCTTCCAGATACCCTTTCTCCAGCTGATCAGCTTAAAACAACACTTCAGACACTACCAGAGAGTGTT GCCAAAGAGGCTCAAGTCAAAGTGGCAGAAGTTGAAGGTGAGAAAGTAGATAACAAAGCACGGCTGGAAGCAACACTTCAGGAAGAGGAAGccatcaggaaagaaaatgaagaaaaagagatggaaaggTTGTCTGAAGCTGCCGAGAAAGCCAAAGAAACTCTTCAAGCTACAGCCATG AAAGAGGTGGAGTCAACAGTAGATCttgaagcagctgctctgcaagctAAAACAAGTCAGATGGCTATGGATGCTGAGCAAGAACTGGCAAGGGCAGATATGGCAATGCATTCGGAGACACTGAAAGATACAGCACCAGTACTGGAGGGTATTAAG GGTGAGGAAATCACAAAGGAGGAGATTGACATGCTGAGTGATGCTTGCACCaagctgcaggaacagaaaaagtcactaacaaaggaaaaggaagagcttGAGGAACTGAAGGGTGATATCCAGGAGTATAATGAG GATTTGCAAGAGATAAAAGAGCTCTCTAAAACTGGCCAGGAAGAGGCAGTGGAAGAGTCAAAGGCAAGCAAGCGATTGACCAAGAGGGTGAACAGAATGATTGGTCAGATTgacaaaattattaatgaatTGGAGACAAGTCAAAAGACAGTGGATGTAAGGCTGGATGGTGCTGATAGTTCTTCTGCTGG ATTGCGCTTCCTCTTCAGGGAGAATCTCATCAGTATTGCTGAGCTAATTAATGCGATGAAACAAATTCAGAAGATTCCAGAGGAGAAGCTAACCAGGATTGCAGAGGCCCTAGATGAAAACAAGGATGGCAAAATTGATATAGATAATGTTGTTAAG GTAGTAGAATTGATTGACAAAGAAGATATTGATATTGGCACCAGTCAGGTTGCTGAGATTATGGCATTgcttcaaaaagaagaaaaactggaagagaaagagaaagcaaaggaaaagcatgaTAAAGAAGCTGCAGAGGCAAAGAATTAA
- the LETM1 gene encoding mitochondrial proton/calcium exchanger protein isoform X2: MASMLLQTCGRRACRLPRALRRQSQLGNLGDRACFSCTSLRLANKMTVHFKYCTSVPPVYGYSKKDRYCCWTKGSEQIYFTLRSSSGSWTPLATMGVSGPQYLPVRWWHSSHPLQDDSIVEKSLKSLKDRNKKLEEGGPVYSPTEVEVVKKPIGQRIVDELKHYYHGFRLLWIDTKIAARMLWRVLHGNTLSRRERRQFLRICADLFRLVPFLVFLVVPFMEFLLPVALKLFPNMLPSTFETKSKKEERLKKELRVKLELAKFLQDTIEEMALKNKAAKGNVTKDFSTFFQKIRETGERPSNEEILRFSKLFEDELTLDNLTRPQLVALCKLLELQSIGTNNFLRFQLTMRLRSIKADDKLIAEEGVDTLTVKELQAACRARGMRALGVTEERLKEQLKQWLDLHLNQEIPTSLLILSRAMYLPDTLSPADQLKTTLQTLPESVAKEAQVKVAEVEGEKVDNKARLEATLQEEEAIRKENEEKEMERLSEAAEKAKETLQATAMKEVESTVDLEAAALQAKTSQMAMDAEQELARADMAMHSETLKDTAPVLEGIKGEEITKEEIDMLSDACTKLQEQKKSLTKEKEELEELKGDIQEYNEDLQEIKELSKTGQEEAVEESKASKRLTKRVNRMIGQIDKIINELETSQKTVDVRLDGADSSSAGENLISIAELINAMKQIQKIPEEKLTRIAEALDENKDGKIDIDNVVKVVELIDKEDIDIGTSQVAEIMALLQKEEKLEEKEKAKEKHDKEAAEAKN; the protein is encoded by the exons gacTGTACACTTTAAATATTGCACTAGTGTCCCTCCTGTTTACGGATACTCCAAAAAAGATCGCTACTGTTGTTGGACTAAAGGATCTGAACAAATATACTTTACTCTTAGGAGCTCTTCTGGCTCATGGACGCCACTAGCAACCATGGGTGTTTCAGGTCCCCAGTATCTTCCAGTTAGATGGTGGCATTCTTCACATCCCCTTCAAGATGACTCCATAGTTGAAAAGTCACTGAAGTCCTTAAAGGACAGaaacaagaagttagaagaaGGAGGTCCTGTATATAGTCCAACAGAAGTGGAAGTTGTGAAAAAACCTATTGGACAGAGGATTGTGGACGAACTGAAGCACTATTACCATGGTTTTCGATTACTGTGGATTGACACTAAAATAGCTGCAAGGATGCTATGGCGAGTACTTCATGGAAACACTTTGTCTCGTCGAGAGCGGAGACAG tttcttcGAATATGTGCCGATCTTTTCCGCTTGGTCCCTTTCCTAGTTTTTCTTGTTGTCCCATTTATGGAGTTTTTGCTCCCAGTAGCTCTTAAGTTGTTCCCCAATATGCTTCCCTCTACATTTGAGACAAAGTCTAAAAAG GAGGAAAGATTGAAGAAAGAATTGAGAGTAAAGCTTGAATTGGCTAAATTCCTTCAAGACACCATTGAGGAGATGgccttaaaaaacaaagcagccaaAGGAAATGTTACAAAAGATTTTTCAACATTCTTTCAAaag atcAGGGAAACGGGTGAAAGACCCAGTAATGAGGAGATCTTAAGGTTCTCTAAACTGTTTGAAGATGAATTGACTCTGGACAATCTAACTAGGCCTCAGCTGGTGGCACTTTGTAAATTGTTGGAACTTCAGTCAATTGGGACAAACAACTTTCTCCGCTTCCAGCTGACTATGAGATTGAGGAGCATAAAAGCAGATGACAAA CTGATTGCTGAAGAAGGAGTTGATACCCTGACTGTTAAAGAACTGCAGGCAGCTTGTCGTGCCAGAGGTATGAGAGCTCTTGGTGTGACAGAGGAGCGTCTCAAGGAACAGCTTAAACAG TGGTTAGATCTGCACCTGAACCAGGAAATCCCTACTTCGTTGCTTATTTTATCCAGAGCCATGTATCTTCCAGATACCCTTTCTCCAGCTGATCAGCTTAAAACAACACTTCAGACACTACCAGAGAGTGTT GCCAAAGAGGCTCAAGTCAAAGTGGCAGAAGTTGAAGGTGAGAAAGTAGATAACAAAGCACGGCTGGAAGCAACACTTCAGGAAGAGGAAGccatcaggaaagaaaatgaagaaaaagagatggaaaggTTGTCTGAAGCTGCCGAGAAAGCCAAAGAAACTCTTCAAGCTACAGCCATG AAAGAGGTGGAGTCAACAGTAGATCttgaagcagctgctctgcaagctAAAACAAGTCAGATGGCTATGGATGCTGAGCAAGAACTGGCAAGGGCAGATATGGCAATGCATTCGGAGACACTGAAAGATACAGCACCAGTACTGGAGGGTATTAAG GGTGAGGAAATCACAAAGGAGGAGATTGACATGCTGAGTGATGCTTGCACCaagctgcaggaacagaaaaagtcactaacaaaggaaaaggaagagcttGAGGAACTGAAGGGTGATATCCAGGAGTATAATGAG GATTTGCAAGAGATAAAAGAGCTCTCTAAAACTGGCCAGGAAGAGGCAGTGGAAGAGTCAAAGGCAAGCAAGCGATTGACCAAGAGGGTGAACAGAATGATTGGTCAGATTgacaaaattattaatgaatTGGAGACAAGTCAAAAGACAGTGGATGTAAGGCTGGATGGTGCTGATAGTTCTTCTGCTGG GGAGAATCTCATCAGTATTGCTGAGCTAATTAATGCGATGAAACAAATTCAGAAGATTCCAGAGGAGAAGCTAACCAGGATTGCAGAGGCCCTAGATGAAAACAAGGATGGCAAAATTGATATAGATAATGTTGTTAAG GTAGTAGAATTGATTGACAAAGAAGATATTGATATTGGCACCAGTCAGGTTGCTGAGATTATGGCATTgcttcaaaaagaagaaaaactggaagagaaagagaaagcaaaggaaaagcatgaTAAAGAAGCTGCAGAGGCAAAGAATTAA